One genomic region from Coleofasciculus sp. FACHB-1120 encodes:
- a CDS encoding NAD(P)H-dependent glycerol-3-phosphate dehydrogenase, producing MSDQNSSNSIKTVPLREAKGQNSKLTIAILGSGAWGTTLASLASQDGHHVRVWSRHSSMSLEAVLEDAEIVLSAISMKGVSEVAANVKKAVSSQPIFVTATKGLDPATTCTPSQIWQAAFPTRPVVVLSGPNLAKEIQQGLPAATVVASRDAAAASSVQAVFSSPSFRVYTNADPLGVELGGTLKNVMAIAAGTCDGLQLGTNAKAALLTRGLTEIIRIGNCWGAQPETFYGLSGLGDLLATCNSSLSRNYQVGYKLAQGKTLSEVLTELEGTAEGVNTASVLIQRADREEISVPISYQVYRLLQGEVTPISAVEALMLRDSKPEYT from the coding sequence ATGAGTGACCAGAATTCCTCTAACTCAATCAAAACCGTCCCCTTGCGGGAAGCGAAAGGTCAAAACTCAAAACTCACGATAGCAATTCTTGGATCGGGTGCTTGGGGTACCACCCTTGCCTCTCTCGCATCCCAGGACGGTCATCACGTCCGCGTGTGGTCGCGTCACTCTTCGATGAGCTTAGAGGCGGTTCTAGAAGATGCTGAAATTGTTTTATCAGCTATCTCGATGAAAGGTGTCAGCGAGGTAGCGGCGAATGTAAAAAAAGCGGTCTCTTCTCAGCCAATTTTCGTCACCGCTACCAAAGGGTTAGATCCTGCCACCACCTGCACCCCTTCGCAGATTTGGCAGGCGGCATTTCCGACTCGCCCAGTGGTGGTTTTATCGGGGCCAAATCTTGCTAAAGAAATTCAACAAGGATTGCCAGCCGCTACGGTGGTAGCCAGCCGGGATGCTGCGGCTGCCTCGTCGGTACAAGCGGTGTTTTCTTCTCCCAGTTTTCGGGTTTATACCAATGCTGACCCTTTGGGAGTGGAACTTGGCGGAACGCTAAAGAACGTGATGGCGATCGCTGCTGGTACTTGTGATGGTTTGCAACTGGGAACCAATGCCAAAGCCGCTTTATTAACCCGTGGCTTAACTGAAATCATCCGTATCGGCAACTGCTGGGGGGCGCAACCCGAAACGTTTTATGGATTGTCAGGGCTTGGTGACTTACTCGCCACCTGCAACAGCAGCCTCAGCCGCAATTATCAGGTTGGTTACAAGTTGGCTCAAGGCAAGACGCTTTCGGAAGTTTTAACTGAGCTAGAAGGAACCGCTGAAGGCGTCAACACCGCCTCTGTACTCATTCAACGAGCGGATCGAGAAGAAATTTCAGTTCCGATTTCTTACCAAGTCTACCGCTTGCTTCAAGGGGAAGTCACCCCAATTTCAGCGGTTGAAGCCCTCATGCTAAGAGACAGCAAACCCGAATATACCTAA
- the lipA gene encoding lipoyl synthase, with protein sequence MAVKPDWLRVKAPQWERVGSVKEILRDLALNTVCEEASCPNIGECFQAGTATFLIMGPACTRACPYCDIDFEKKPKALDPTEPENLAEAVRRLRLNHVVITSVNRDDLPDGGASQFVRCIQAVRATSPKTTIEVLIPDLCGNWGALETILQAAPEVLNHNTETVPSLYRRVRPQGNYQRSLELLHRTRELAPWVYTKSGLMVGLGETDAEIRQVMQDLRDVDCDILTIGQYLQPSQKHLKVDSFVTPAQFDAWRECGESLGFLQIVSSPLTRSSYHAEQVRELMERYPRFKSYE encoded by the coding sequence GTGGCTGTTAAACCAGATTGGTTGCGCGTCAAAGCGCCTCAGTGGGAGCGGGTCGGTAGTGTTAAAGAAATTTTGCGGGATTTGGCGCTGAATACCGTTTGTGAGGAAGCCTCTTGCCCCAACATCGGCGAGTGTTTCCAAGCCGGTACAGCGACATTTTTAATTATGGGACCAGCCTGCACTCGGGCTTGCCCCTATTGCGATATCGACTTTGAGAAAAAGCCCAAAGCGCTTGACCCTACAGAACCAGAAAACTTGGCGGAGGCAGTTAGGCGACTCCGACTCAATCATGTCGTGATTACCTCCGTGAACCGGGATGATTTGCCGGATGGTGGTGCGTCTCAGTTTGTCCGCTGCATTCAAGCAGTTCGCGCCACCTCACCGAAGACGACAATTGAGGTATTGATTCCTGACTTGTGCGGCAACTGGGGGGCACTCGAAACGATCCTCCAAGCAGCCCCAGAAGTGCTAAACCACAATACAGAAACGGTTCCCAGTCTTTACCGGCGGGTGCGTCCTCAAGGAAATTATCAGCGATCGCTCGAACTACTACACCGAACCCGCGAGTTAGCCCCTTGGGTCTACACAAAATCTGGTTTGATGGTAGGACTGGGAGAAACTGACGCCGAAATTCGGCAAGTAATGCAAGATTTACGAGATGTCGATTGCGATATTTTGACGATTGGGCAATATCTCCAACCCTCCCAAAAGCATTTGAAAGTCGATAGCTTTGTCACACCTGCTCAGTTTGATGCTTGGAGAGAGTGCGGCGAGTCGCTGGGATTTCTCCAAATCGTCTCCTCTCCCCTGACTCGGAGTTCATATCATGCCGAACAGGTGCGGGAATTGATGGAACGCTATCCTCGATTCAAGAGTTATGAGTGA